The Desulfovibrio sp. TomC genome contains the following window.
AGTCGATGCCGGGCGTCGGATAGTTCACTAATACGGCCGGATTGCTGGCCGGCCAAGCGGGCTTGCTGGCATAGGGATTGAAATCCGGGATGTGGTGGTGCTGGTAGTTGTAGCCGATGTATTCCTGGGCCACGCGCAAAACCCGTTCCCGTTTCCAGGTCACGGCGTCGCACGGGCTGCTCAGGCCGGAGGGCACGGTCACCCACGGATAATTGGCCGGCCAGGGACCCCAGCTGGCGGAAGTCGTGTTGTTGTTGTTCGGATTGTGCACCGGGTAGTTGTTCTGGTCGTACCACTGGGCGAACGGCGTGTTCGAGGCCTGGGTGTAGTCGTTGCGCGGCGAAGTGTTGAAGTCGAAGGTCAGGGAGTTTTGGGAACAACTGTAGTTGACCGAATAGGGCGAAACATAGGGGGAATAGTGGGCCTGCTGCGCAAAGGCCCCGGACGGCGCGCTGACGGAGACCAGGAGGGCCAGGGCCAGAGCCAGGGCCGGCCTGAGCCGGTTGAAGGGATCGGCGTCCCTTGGAGGGAAAACATTCATGGCACATCTCTCTGGTTGAGGGTTGGGAAGCGAAACGAGCGTCCCGCCAGGCGTACCCGGACTGGAACGCCCCGCTTCAGCGGGCCTGAGCCGTCCCGGGCTTGCCCTGAGGCGTGGCCGGCGACGGGCCGGGCTGGTCCGCCCCGGCCGACGACGCGCCGGCGGGCAGGGCGGTGCTGAGCATGGCGGATGCGACATCCAGGGTCCCGCCGTCGGCGTCGGACATCTCGATGCCGACCTGCCCCGAGGAAAGCGTCGCGTCCGTGAGGGAGTAGACCGACGTGCCGTTGATAAAAAACTGGAGGGAGGAGCCGGAAGCCGTGACCCGCAGGACGTTCCAGTCAATGGGGACGATGGCCGAGGTCTGCGTTTGGTTGACCAAGCATGTCCAGGCGGCATTCTGGGCCTTGTAGATGGTGAAATAGCCGTTGTTTGAATAGGCGAACCAGTAGCCGGCGTTCCAGTCGCCGTAGCTGTCCTGGGGCGTGGACGTCCCGCGAAAGTATATGGCGTTGAAATCGGCGTCGGCGTTTTTCCCGGTGCGCCGTATCCTGACGCTGTAATCGAGCGTGGAGAAGTCCTTGTCGGCATAGGCCAGATTGAAGTAATTGCCTGAGGACGTGCCGGTGACGCTGGCGTAGCCGTTGGTCACGCTCCAGGCGGCGAAGCTGTTCTGGGTCCAGTGGTCGAGAGCCGAGGCGTCCGTGAACTGCTCGGCGAACCCGGCGTTGAACCCCGGGACGTCGGTGACGGTCGGGACGTCGAGGGGCGTCAGCACGGCCCCGGCGTTCATGCCCAGGGCGTAGGCGGCAGTCGCCGAGGTCGTGGCCCCCTGGGAGACGGTGACAGTCTGGCTGGCGGGAGTCGTATAGCCGCTGATAGACGAGAAGGAAACCGTGTGACTCCCGGGGGACAGACCGGCCATGGTGGTTCCGCCGGCCTGCCAGCCGCCGCCGTCCACCTGCCACTTGGCCCCGCGATCCACAGCCGAGGCGGGCTGCAGGGTCACGTCCAGGGAGCCGACGTCCGTCGGTATGCTGAAGGCGACGTCAATCGTCCAGAAGCCCTGCATGTTCTGGTTGTTGCCGCTCTTGTCCACGTAATAGGCGTCGTAATTCGTTTCCATGTTGAGGAGCCAGACGCCGTTGGGACGGTTCGTCGAGCCCCCCCAACTGTTGAGCACGACCCAATAGCGGTGTGTGGCGTCGAGATCGATGTAGCCGACGATAAGCATCTCATGGCCGCCGCCGCCCCCGTCGGAGCCATAGGTCTGGCCGCTGTACTGGCCCGGGTCGAAGACGGCGGTTTCATCCTGGTTGTCCCAGAAATCATAGAAGGCGTCCCAGGCGGCCTTGGTGGCCAGGGTCATGGCGTAAGTGACCGCCTGGTTGTTGGCCAGGACAGCTTTGATGTTGACGGCAGGCACGCCGCTCGTCTGGTTGGCGGTCTCGACCCGTGACGCGGTCATGGAGGTCACGATGTACTGGGGCGAGGCGCCGATAGCCGAACAGGCCAGGCTGGACGTGTCGCACGGACTGACGAATCCGTCGGCAAATTTGGCGTTGGCGTTGAGCCAGGGAAGCATGTACTGCTGCATCGCAGTGTAGAAGTTGGCAAATGTGGTGGGATCGCCGCCGCAGCAGGCTCTTTTCTTGCCGTTGAGCCAGCAGGAATTGAAGGCCTGCACGGAGAGCCGCTGCGTGATGTTCTGGCTGGCGCTCAGGGCGATCTCCGCCGCTGCCGTGTTGGTCCATACCCAGCAATCGCCGCAGCCGATCTGGTTGCGCTGGTATATGTTGCTCGTATTCCATGGGGACTTGGCCATGAGGGAAAGCGAGGACTGGCCCTCAGCCAATGCCCTGAGTCCCGGTTTGATCTTGGTCGATGGGGCGTTTTTGTAGTTGTCGTTCCATTCCTGCAGCGTCTCGGGATCGGGGTGCATGATTGGGTGCTGGTCTATTCCATTGCCAAAAGTGAGGCGGGGCACGCAGATCACGCAGATCACGCAGAGAACAATTGATGTCGTAAATAGCCGATCCAGACATGCAAGACCAAGACAAGACATGATCGCGCTCCAATCGTACCGATGATTTCAATGATGCATGCGCCATGGTGGAATGCTGGAGACATGCTGTTTCATGTGGCTCTTTTACGGTTCAGGCGACAAGTATAATAACAATATTAACATGTAGCTCGGAACGTTTGTAAAACATTGTGTTCTGTTCACGATAGAGTTTGTTTGCAGGAAATTCAATATTCCCTGCAAAAATGTAATGGAACGCTCGTTTGACAGAGGCACCGGGGCATCGTACCCGGGCGTTCTGCCGCAACGCTTGGCTGCGGTGCCCACACGAACGGCTGGCGGTGCGAGTGGACGGCATGATCTCTTGCGCTGGGAGGGAGAGCGATGGCTGGCGGTTGGACTGGCGATGGAGCGGTGCAGGATCAGATCGCGCATTCGGTTGACGATGAAGTCTCCCGGGTTCGCAGTCTGTTGCCGACAGGCGAGAGCCTAGCCGAATGCGAGGAATGCGGCGAGGCGATTCCGGAGGCCCGGCGCAAGGCCCTGCCCGGGGTGCGACTGTGCGTCAATTGTCAGGAGGAGCACGACAAGGAGCAGGCCGTGGTTTCGTCCTACAACCGGCGCGGCAACAAGGACAGTCAGTTGAAGTAGGTGTTGGCCCGAGTGTTGATGGCCAGTCCGGTGTGGCCGATCCGGGGCAACGAGGACAGCCAGTGCGTGTTTGCCCCAGGTCATAGACCTGACTCGCTGCGTCTCTTGCGGGCCTCAGCATCAGGCGGTCAAACCGTCAGCATCTCCCGGGCGCTCGTCAGGACCTCTGGATTGGTGAAATCGGCGCATCCAG
Protein-coding sequences here:
- a CDS encoding family 16 glycoside hydrolase, with the translated sequence MHPDPETLQEWNDNYKNAPSTKIKPGLRALAEGQSSLSLMAKSPWNTSNIYQRNQIGCGDCWVWTNTAAAEIALSASQNITQRLSVQAFNSCWLNGKKRACCGGDPTTFANFYTAMQQYMLPWLNANAKFADGFVSPCDTSSLACSAIGASPQYIVTSMTASRVETANQTSGVPAVNIKAVLANNQAVTYAMTLATKAAWDAFYDFWDNQDETAVFDPGQYSGQTYGSDGGGGGHEMLIVGYIDLDATHRYWVVLNSWGGSTNRPNGVWLLNMETNYDAYYVDKSGNNQNMQGFWTIDVAFSIPTDVGSLDVTLQPASAVDRGAKWQVDGGGWQAGGTTMAGLSPGSHTVSFSSISGYTTPASQTVTVSQGATTSATAAYALGMNAGAVLTPLDVPTVTDVPGFNAGFAEQFTDASALDHWTQNSFAAWSVTNGYASVTGTSSGNYFNLAYADKDFSTLDYSVRIRRTGKNADADFNAIYFRGTSTPQDSYGDWNAGYWFAYSNNGYFTIYKAQNAAWTCLVNQTQTSAIVPIDWNVLRVTASGSSLQFFINGTSVYSLTDATLSSGQVGIEMSDADGGTLDVASAMLSTALPAGASSAGADQPGPSPATPQGKPGTAQAR
- a CDS encoding DksA/TraR family C4-type zinc finger protein, producing MAGGWTGDGAVQDQIAHSVDDEVSRVRSLLPTGESLAECEECGEAIPEARRKALPGVRLCVNCQEEHDKEQAVVSSYNRRGNKDSQLK
- a CDS encoding NlpC/P60 family protein, which encodes MNVFPPRDADPFNRLRPALALALALLVSVSAPSGAFAQQAHYSPYVSPYSVNYSCSQNSLTFDFNTSPRNDYTQASNTPFAQWYDQNNYPVHNPNNNNTTSASWGPWPANYPWVTVPSGLSSPCDAVTWKRERVLRVAQEYIGYNYQHHHIPDFNPYASKPAWPASNPAVLVNYPTPGIDCSDFSSWNYNFGLGIVLSTAVPEQGLTTTPVYYGQGGSTVTPVAVVPSGAGLTYQQLCDTLRVGDLLYINNEQGTVSHVIMWLGLKGQDANNQDDWLVIDSHDNSPAVVDSNNVTIPPGVHIRPFRQNEWYFTSFDHALRIIPDVVAPGSITLLLENNQ